A genomic window from Synechococcus sp. CBW1107 includes:
- a CDS encoding MSMEG_0567/Sll0786 family nitrogen starvation N-acetyltransferase — MFFIDPSSHEIGRSPSSAPAAYTPSVRWGLGVDADDFRLSPGACSDRFSFHLLRQGSPLLEGYWSLRSRIFCEEQHLFEATDRDANDDLAYPIAALTHGGENAGSVVGVVRILETTPGLWYGGRLGVAAAFRRHNQIGKGLIWKAVTTAHGWGCKRFLATVQIQNVRFFRRLHWCSVETLEIRGVSHHLMEADLDYYLPSRERRPEAPPMGSRRQAA, encoded by the coding sequence ATGTTCTTCATCGATCCCTCCAGCCACGAGATCGGCCGCAGCCCCAGCTCCGCGCCGGCGGCCTACACGCCTTCGGTTCGCTGGGGGCTCGGCGTCGACGCCGACGATTTCCGGCTCTCTCCTGGGGCCTGCTCCGATCGGTTCTCCTTTCACCTGCTGCGCCAGGGTTCACCTCTGCTGGAGGGCTACTGGAGCCTGCGCAGCCGCATCTTCTGCGAGGAACAGCACCTGTTCGAGGCCACCGACCGCGATGCGAACGATGACCTCGCCTACCCGATCGCCGCCCTGACCCACGGCGGAGAGAACGCGGGCTCGGTGGTGGGGGTGGTGAGGATCCTCGAGACCACTCCCGGCCTCTGGTACGGCGGCCGTCTGGGGGTGGCTGCCGCGTTCCGCCGCCACAATCAGATCGGCAAGGGTCTGATCTGGAAAGCCGTCACCACGGCCCATGGCTGGGGCTGCAAGCGATTCCTGGCCACGGTGCAGATCCAGAACGTGCGCTTCTTCCGGCGCCTGCACTGGTGTTCGGTGGAGACCCTGGAGATCCGCGGCGTCAGCCACCATCTGATGGAGGCCGACCTCGACTACTACCTCCCCTCCCGTGAGCGGCGGCCGGAGGCACCCCCCATGGGGTCCCGACGCCAGGCGGCATGA
- a CDS encoding MSMEG_0572/Sll0783 family nitrogen starvation response protein — protein sequence MPEVTHPAHQAGDFLVDYEEKVFPDVKAEPGEKALVTFHTVAFEGSIGLVNLLQASRLINKGFETSILLYGPGVTLGVQRGFPKLGDAAFDGHLNFNARLQKFMDQGGKVYACRFALQALYGHGEGALIPGIRPVNPLDVLDIILMHRKEGAFILDTWTL from the coding sequence ATGCCCGAGGTCACCCATCCCGCTCATCAGGCGGGAGATTTTCTCGTTGATTACGAGGAAAAGGTTTTTCCTGATGTCAAGGCCGAGCCGGGCGAGAAGGCGCTGGTCACCTTTCACACCGTGGCCTTCGAAGGCTCGATCGGTCTGGTGAACCTGCTGCAGGCCAGCCGCCTGATCAACAAGGGCTTCGAGACCTCGATCCTGCTCTATGGGCCCGGTGTCACTCTCGGGGTGCAGCGGGGGTTCCCCAAGCTGGGGGATGCGGCCTTCGACGGTCATCTCAATTTCAATGCCCGTCTTCAGAAGTTCATGGATCAGGGAGGCAAGGTGTATGCCTGCCGTTTTGCCCTTCAGGCCCTCTATGGCCATGGCGAGGGTGCCTTGATTCCAGGTATTCGCCCCGTCAATCCACTCGATGTGCTCGACATCATTCTGATGCATCGCAAGGAGGGTGCCTTCATTCTCGATACCTGGACGCTCTGA
- a CDS encoding alpha/beta fold hydrolase produces the protein MSVAAAIQGRDAVFELGPLALSCGRVIADARLAYRVFGELNDARSNLVLYPSSYGAWPEDIDWVVGPILDPARFCVLVVSQFGNGRSSSPSTSAMGLAEDGWVISHADNVAAQKRLIREVFGVDRLALIYGWSMGAQQAYHWGALEPDAVARICCLCGTARTTPHNRLFLLSLRQALTADPAWDGRRFTAHPGQGLRTFALIYASWAASQAFYREGRHRALGFADVEEYVERSWLPAYRRHDPHDLLTMLDTWLANDLGAALGVALGDGQPLELAAALGRITARTTVIAGSHDLYFPPDDCAAEAALIPGARFEVLESVLGHRAGNPRDAPAEQALIRAALERLLME, from the coding sequence ATGAGCGTGGCCGCGGCGATCCAGGGCCGCGATGCGGTGTTTGAGCTGGGTCCGCTTGCGCTCAGCTGTGGCCGGGTGATCGCCGACGCCCGCCTGGCCTACCGGGTGTTCGGTGAACTCAACGACGCGCGCTCCAACCTGGTGCTCTACCCCAGCTCCTACGGCGCCTGGCCCGAGGACATCGACTGGGTGGTGGGCCCGATCCTCGATCCAGCCCGTTTCTGCGTGCTGGTCGTGAGCCAGTTCGGCAACGGACGCTCCAGCAGCCCCAGCACCAGCGCCATGGGGCTGGCGGAGGACGGCTGGGTGATCAGCCATGCCGACAACGTGGCGGCCCAGAAGCGCCTGATCCGCGAGGTGTTCGGCGTGGACCGCCTCGCCCTGATCTACGGCTGGTCGATGGGGGCCCAGCAGGCCTACCACTGGGGGGCCCTGGAGCCCGACGCGGTGGCGCGGATCTGCTGCCTCTGCGGCACGGCCCGCACCACTCCCCACAACCGCCTGTTCCTGCTGAGCCTGCGCCAGGCCCTCACCGCCGATCCGGCCTGGGATGGGCGGCGCTTCACGGCCCACCCAGGGCAGGGGCTGCGCACCTTCGCGCTGATCTATGCCAGCTGGGCCGCCAGCCAGGCCTTCTACCGGGAGGGGCGCCACAGGGCCCTCGGCTTCGCCGATGTGGAGGAGTACGTGGAGCGCAGCTGGCTGCCCGCCTACCGCCGCCATGATCCCCACGATCTGCTGACGATGCTCGACACCTGGCTGGCCAATGATCTCGGAGCCGCCTTGGGGGTGGCGCTGGGGGATGGCCAGCCCCTGGAGCTGGCCGCGGCCCTGGGGCGGATCACGGCCCGCACCACCGTGATCGCCGGCTCCCACGACCTCTATTTCCCACCCGACGACTGCGCCGCCGAAGCCGCTCTCATCCCCGGCGCCCGCTTCGAGGTGCTGGAGTCGGTGCTCGGACATCGGGCCGGCAATCCCCGCGACGCTCCGGCCGAGCAGGCCCTGATCCGCGCCGCCCTCGAGCGCCTGCTGATGGAGTGA
- a CDS encoding MSMEG_0569 family flavin-dependent oxidoreductase encodes MNPSQRTSLVTSSGPPPSDSAVQRVPVVVIGAGQAGLSVASCLQQQGLTPLVLERHRVAHSWQHQRWDSFCLVTPNWQCRLPEFPYDGDDPDGFMGRDAIVDYLRRFAAHAAVPVREGMAVERLQPLDSGGYRLSTSDGLIEAPQVVIATGAYHRPRRHPLAARLPAGLLQLDARDYRRPEQLPDGPVLVVGSGQSGCQIAEDLFLAGRRVHLSVGSAPRSPRRYRGKDVVDWLDRMSYYDTPIEQHPDPRSVRRKTNHYLTGRDGGREIDLRRRALEGMVLHGRLEEISASGFRFAPDLAANLDGADAVYRRIRASIDTYIESNGLDAPEEPAYEPCWQPPPLDPPLDLGAEPLAAVIWCTGYRSDFRWVEVPVFDGAGEPVHQRGVTPAAGLYFLGLPWLHTWGSGRFCGISSDAVYLAGLIRRQADRREANQERLECTALLGS; translated from the coding sequence GTGAATCCAAGCCAGCGGACCAGCCTCGTCACCAGCTCGGGGCCTCCCCCGTCGGACTCCGCCGTCCAGCGTGTGCCGGTGGTGGTGATCGGCGCCGGCCAGGCCGGCCTGTCGGTGGCCAGCTGCCTCCAGCAGCAGGGGTTGACCCCATTGGTGCTCGAGCGGCATCGGGTCGCCCACTCCTGGCAGCACCAGCGCTGGGATTCCTTCTGCCTGGTCACTCCCAACTGGCAATGCCGACTGCCGGAGTTCCCCTACGACGGCGACGATCCCGACGGGTTCATGGGGCGTGACGCCATCGTCGATTACCTGCGCCGCTTTGCCGCTCACGCCGCCGTGCCGGTGCGGGAGGGCATGGCCGTTGAACGCCTGCAACCCCTGGACAGCGGTGGCTACCGCCTGAGCACCAGCGATGGGCTGATCGAGGCCCCCCAGGTGGTGATCGCCACCGGCGCCTACCACCGCCCCCGGCGTCACCCGCTGGCAGCCCGTCTGCCGGCCGGGCTGCTCCAGCTCGATGCCCGCGACTACCGGCGCCCCGAGCAGCTGCCCGACGGGCCCGTCCTGGTGGTGGGCAGCGGCCAGTCGGGCTGCCAGATCGCCGAAGACCTCTTCCTGGCCGGCCGTCGTGTTCACCTCAGCGTGGGTTCGGCTCCCCGTTCACCCCGCCGTTATCGCGGCAAGGACGTGGTCGACTGGCTCGATCGCATGAGCTACTACGACACCCCGATTGAGCAGCACCCGGATCCCCGCTCGGTGCGTCGCAAGACCAATCACTACCTGACGGGCCGGGATGGAGGCCGGGAGATCGATCTGCGCCGACGTGCCCTCGAAGGGATGGTCCTGCATGGCCGGCTGGAGGAGATCAGCGCCAGCGGCTTCCGCTTCGCCCCCGATCTGGCCGCCAACCTGGATGGCGCCGACGCGGTCTATCGCCGCATCCGCGCCAGCATCGACACCTACATCGAATCCAACGGTCTCGACGCCCCTGAAGAGCCCGCCTACGAACCCTGCTGGCAGCCACCTCCGCTGGATCCACCGCTGGATCTCGGCGCTGAGCCCCTGGCAGCCGTGATCTGGTGCACGGGCTATCGCTCCGACTTCCGCTGGGTGGAGGTCCCCGTCTTCGATGGCGCCGGGGAGCCGGTCCACCAGCGCGGTGTGACACCGGCTGCTGGTCTTTACTTCCTCGGGCTGCCCTGGCTGCACACCTGGGGCTCGGGCCGCTTCTGCGGCATCAGCTCCGATGCGGTCTATCTGGCCGGCCTGATCCGCCGCCAGGCCGATCGTCGCGAGGCCAACCAGGAACGGTTGGAATGCACGGCGTTGCTGGGATCCTGA
- a CDS encoding fatty acid desaturase, which yields MHGVAGILRSVTTSQPAIKTASAELIPAEPLRRLNQRSDAAGWRQLAGHGALILASGLIWGDAGLSWALRLPALLLLGWGLAFAFCAMHECGHRTAFASRRLNDAVAWWAGVLSFYNADFYRRYHQWHHRHTHQPGMDPELEDPPPTSRWTYLLELSGLPWWIGKLRGHAAGLRGDFSGRPYIPAEAAPALRRSIRLQFAVYAVLVLLSLPGANGFLLWQWLLPLALGQPLLRFVLLAEHGGCSTANDVLRNTRTTRTLAPLRWLMWNMPFHAEHHLMASIPFHALPAAHGWIAGRLKHNDPGYLAVHRAFLADPSTLALRAA from the coding sequence ATGCACGGCGTTGCTGGGATCCTGAGGTCCGTGACCACGAGCCAACCGGCCATCAAGACGGCCTCCGCCGAGCTGATTCCCGCGGAACCCCTGCGCCGGCTCAACCAGCGCTCCGACGCCGCCGGCTGGCGGCAGCTGGCGGGCCATGGGGCGCTGATCCTGGCCAGCGGGCTGATCTGGGGCGACGCTGGCCTGTCCTGGGCACTGCGGCTGCCGGCCCTGCTGCTGCTGGGCTGGGGCCTGGCCTTCGCGTTCTGCGCCATGCACGAATGCGGCCACCGCACCGCGTTCGCCAGCCGCCGTCTCAACGATGCCGTGGCCTGGTGGGCCGGGGTGCTGAGCTTCTACAACGCCGACTTCTACCGCCGCTACCACCAGTGGCACCACCGCCACACCCACCAGCCGGGCATGGATCCGGAGCTGGAGGATCCGCCGCCCACCAGCCGCTGGACCTACCTACTGGAGTTGAGCGGACTGCCCTGGTGGATCGGCAAGCTGCGGGGCCACGCCGCCGGCCTGCGCGGCGACTTCAGCGGTCGCCCCTACATCCCCGCCGAGGCCGCCCCGGCGCTGCGCCGCTCGATCCGGCTCCAGTTCGCTGTGTATGCCGTGCTGGTGCTGCTGTCGCTGCCGGGCGCCAACGGCTTTCTGCTCTGGCAGTGGCTCCTGCCGCTGGCCCTGGGACAGCCGCTGCTGCGCTTCGTGCTGCTGGCGGAGCACGGCGGCTGCAGCACCGCCAACGATGTCCTGCGCAACACCCGCACCACCCGCACCCTGGCGCCGCTGCGCTGGCTGATGTGGAACATGCCCTTCCACGCCGAGCACCACCTGATGGCCTCGATTCCCTTCCATGCACTGCCGGCGGCCCACGGCTGGATCGCCGGGCGCCTGAAGCACAACGATCCGGGCTACCTGGCCGTGCACCGGGCGTTCCTGGCCGATCCGTCGACGCTGGCGCTGCGAGCGGCATGA
- the cynS gene encoding cyanase → MSPLTPLSHTLLSAKRRKGISFAELESLLNRDEVWIASLLYGQATASPEEAQTLLAALDLDRSLASELCTPPVKGCLDPELPTDPLIYRFYEIMQVYGLPLKDVIQEKFGDGIMSAIDFTLEVDKVENPAGDRVKVTMCGKFLPYKKW, encoded by the coding sequence ATGAGCCCACTGACCCCTCTCAGCCACACCCTGTTGAGCGCCAAGCGCCGGAAAGGCATCAGCTTCGCCGAGCTGGAATCGCTCCTTAATCGCGATGAAGTATGGATTGCCAGCCTGCTCTACGGCCAGGCCACGGCCTCGCCGGAGGAAGCCCAGACGCTTCTGGCAGCCCTGGATCTCGATCGAAGCCTGGCCAGCGAACTCTGCACCCCTCCTGTGAAGGGCTGCCTCGACCCTGAGCTGCCCACCGATCCTCTCATCTATCGCTTCTATGAAATCATGCAGGTGTATGGCTTGCCGTTGAAAGATGTCATCCAGGAGAAATTCGGCGATGGCATCATGAGTGCCATCGATTTCACCCTGGAGGTTGATAAAGTGGAAAATCCAGCCGGCGACCGCGTCAAAGTCACCATGTGCGGCAAGTTTCTGCCTTATAAGAAGTGGTGA
- a CDS encoding MSMEG_0570 family nitrogen starvation response protein gives MPEVHLTVEWPDGRTTVLYSPSTVILNYLQPGQSLAVAELASRGREALRLASERVRARYGFACTRADEEECQLLQTAMGYADDQLVRISAP, from the coding sequence ATGCCCGAAGTCCATCTGACCGTGGAGTGGCCCGATGGCCGCACCACGGTGCTTTACTCACCCTCCACGGTGATCCTGAACTACCTCCAGCCCGGCCAGAGCCTGGCGGTGGCTGAGCTGGCCAGCCGGGGAAGGGAGGCCCTGCGTCTGGCCTCCGAGCGGGTACGGGCGCGGTACGGCTTCGCCTGCACCCGGGCCGACGAGGAGGAGTGCCAGCTGCTGCAGACGGCCATGGGCTACGCGGACGATCAGCTGGTGCGGATCAGCGCCCCATGA
- a CDS encoding Nit6803 family nitrilase, with amino-acid sequence MEAPIVVAAAQIRPVLHSLEGSVARVLEAMAEAAAASVQLIVFPETFLPYYPYFSFIEPPVLMGRSHLRLYEQAVVVPGPAIDRIADAARLHRMHVLLGINERDGGSLYNAQLLIDDTGTVLLKRRKITPTYHERMVWGQGDGSGLTVVPTDLGRVGALACWEHYNPLARFSLMAQGEEIHCAQFPGSLVGPIFSEQTAVSLRHHALEAGCFVISSTAWLDPADLDTITPDASLHKALQGGCHTAVISPEGRYLAGPLPEGEGLAIAELDPSLITKRKRMMDSVGHYSRPDLLGLRIDRTPARLIEDHPGPPVDVPADLSLVAAALPPLEVASHG; translated from the coding sequence ATGGAGGCGCCGATCGTCGTTGCAGCCGCCCAGATCCGTCCGGTGCTTCACAGCCTGGAGGGGTCTGTGGCGCGGGTGCTGGAGGCCATGGCCGAAGCGGCTGCAGCCTCGGTGCAGCTGATCGTGTTCCCGGAAACCTTCCTCCCGTACTACCCCTACTTTTCCTTCATCGAGCCTCCCGTGCTGATGGGCCGCTCGCACCTGCGGCTCTATGAGCAGGCGGTGGTTGTGCCAGGCCCGGCGATCGACAGGATCGCGGACGCGGCCCGGTTGCATCGGATGCACGTGCTGCTGGGCATCAACGAGCGCGATGGCGGAAGCCTCTACAACGCCCAGTTGCTGATCGACGACACCGGCACGGTGCTGCTCAAACGCCGCAAGATCACCCCCACGTACCACGAGCGGATGGTCTGGGGCCAGGGCGACGGGTCCGGCCTGACGGTGGTCCCCACCGACCTCGGCAGGGTCGGTGCCCTGGCCTGCTGGGAGCACTACAACCCTCTGGCGCGTTTCAGCCTGATGGCCCAGGGGGAGGAGATCCACTGCGCCCAGTTCCCCGGCTCATTGGTGGGGCCGATCTTCAGCGAGCAGACGGCCGTCAGCCTGCGTCACCACGCCCTGGAGGCGGGATGTTTCGTGATCAGCTCCACGGCCTGGCTGGATCCCGCCGATCTGGACACGATCACGCCGGACGCCTCACTGCACAAGGCCCTCCAGGGCGGCTGCCACACCGCAGTGATCAGCCCCGAGGGCCGTTATCTCGCCGGCCCGCTCCCCGAAGGCGAAGGTCTGGCCATCGCCGAGCTCGACCCCTCGCTGATCACCAAACGCAAGCGGATGATGGACAGCGTGGGCCACTACAGCCGCCCCGATCTGCTGGGTCTGCGCATCGACCGCACCCCGGCCCGTCTGATCGAGGACCACCCCGGGCCTCCTGTTGATGTCCCTGCGGACCTGTCCCTCGTCGCAGCAGCGCTGCCCCCGCTGGAGGTGGCCTCCCATGGCTGA
- a CDS encoding sll0787 family AIR synthase-like protein, with product MSEPDLEALAARLRQLAGWRGKTDIQRPAAHFPHLPFPALGLAAALGDDAALLPAATGSLLLACEGLHPDLVDQDPWFAGWSGVLVNLSDIAAMGGRPLAVVNSLWSGEARHADLLLDGLRVASETFQVPVVGGHTNLHSPYNALSVAVLGVVAGPVLSARFARPGDHCHLLINTSGHVHHPYPFWDAATRAEPALLRRHLALMAELAEAGTVHAAKDISMGGLIGTAVMFAEAAGCGLELDLDAITPPAGVSLDDWLCCFPSYGYLLAAGPERAGALAAAVAPYADLQLSCIGQFGPVAGGVSLRQAGQCHQLWPRDETLTGFGALC from the coding sequence ATGAGTGAGCCCGATCTGGAGGCCCTGGCCGCGCGGCTGCGACAACTGGCTGGCTGGCGCGGCAAGACGGACATCCAGCGTCCCGCGGCCCATTTCCCCCATCTCCCGTTCCCGGCCCTCGGCCTGGCGGCGGCCCTGGGCGATGACGCGGCCCTCCTGCCCGCCGCCACGGGCTCCCTCTTGCTGGCCTGCGAGGGACTCCATCCCGATCTGGTGGATCAGGACCCCTGGTTTGCGGGCTGGAGCGGTGTGCTGGTGAACCTCAGCGACATCGCCGCCATGGGCGGGCGACCCCTGGCGGTGGTCAACAGTCTCTGGAGTGGAGAGGCCAGGCATGCCGATCTCCTCCTCGATGGCCTGCGCGTGGCTTCCGAGACGTTCCAGGTGCCTGTGGTGGGAGGTCACACCAACCTGCACAGTCCCTACAACGCCCTCTCGGTGGCCGTGCTGGGGGTGGTGGCAGGTCCGGTGCTCTCGGCCCGTTTCGCCCGCCCGGGAGACCACTGCCATCTGCTGATCAACACCAGCGGCCATGTCCACCACCCCTATCCCTTCTGGGATGCAGCCACCCGGGCGGAGCCGGCGCTGCTGCGCCGCCATCTGGCCCTGATGGCGGAGCTGGCGGAAGCCGGGACGGTTCATGCGGCCAAGGACATCAGCATGGGAGGGCTGATCGGCACGGCCGTGATGTTCGCTGAAGCCGCGGGCTGCGGCCTGGAGCTCGACCTCGATGCCATCACCCCTCCAGCTGGGGTCAGCCTGGACGACTGGCTGTGCTGCTTTCCCAGCTACGGCTATCTGCTGGCTGCAGGTCCGGAGCGGGCCGGAGCCCTGGCGGCGGCCGTGGCGCCGTACGCCGATCTGCAGCTGAGCTGCATCGGTCAGTTCGGGCCTGTTGCCGGGGGCGTCAGCCTGAGGCAGGCGGGGCAGTGCCATCAGCTCTGGCCTCGAGATGAGACACTCACCGGATTCGGGGCCCTGTGCTGA
- a CDS encoding ABC transporter ATP-binding protein, with protein MSATNDYREPQLSIENVSKIFTSEPGLLRSLSGRRASGGYIALDGVNLRIEENTFVSIIGPSGCGKSTLLNLMAGLDEPSSGQILLDGVRIRGPGPDRGVVFQNYVLMPWLTALENVIFAIETAHPSTSKGQAKEQAREYLSMVDLDKAMGRYPREMSGGMKQRVAIARALSIKPKILLMDEPFGALDALTRGYLQEEVLQLWEKHRVTVVLVTHSIDEALLLSDQIVLMSSGPRAQISDLIDLPRIRPRKRNMIETHPDFLAVKQRLEDHLLKETRAIEEK; from the coding sequence ATGTCAGCCACCAACGACTATCGCGAACCCCAACTCAGCATCGAGAACGTCAGCAAGATCTTCACATCCGAACCCGGACTGCTGAGATCGCTGAGCGGCCGCCGCGCCAGCGGTGGTTACATCGCCCTTGACGGCGTCAATCTCCGGATTGAAGAAAACACCTTCGTTTCCATCATCGGTCCATCGGGCTGCGGCAAATCGACCTTGCTCAACCTGATGGCCGGTCTGGATGAACCCAGCTCAGGACAGATCCTCCTTGACGGAGTTCGCATCCGGGGTCCAGGCCCCGATCGTGGGGTTGTCTTTCAGAACTATGTCTTGATGCCCTGGCTCACGGCCCTCGAAAACGTCATCTTTGCGATCGAAACCGCTCATCCCAGCACCAGCAAGGGCCAGGCCAAGGAGCAGGCACGCGAGTATCTGTCCATGGTGGATCTGGACAAGGCCATGGGCCGCTATCCCAGGGAGATGAGTGGCGGCATGAAGCAACGGGTGGCCATTGCCAGAGCCTTATCAATCAAGCCCAAGATCCTGCTGATGGATGAACCCTTCGGCGCCCTTGACGCCCTGACCCGCGGCTATCTCCAGGAGGAAGTTCTCCAGCTGTGGGAAAAGCACCGGGTCACGGTGGTCCTTGTAACCCACAGCATCGACGAAGCCCTGCTCCTCTCCGACCAGATCGTGTTGATGTCGAGCGGTCCGCGTGCCCAGATCAGCGATCTGATCGACCTACCGAGGATTCGCCCGAGGAAACGGAACATGATCGAAACCCACCCAGACTTCCTTGCCGTCAAACAGCGGCTGGAAGACCACTTGCTCAAGGAAACCAGGGCCATCGAAGAGAAGTAG
- a CDS encoding MSMEG_0568 family radical SAM protein yields the protein MAERPSAALGRLVTELQVNGVAVPAVGGNPGRRGGAGPSDHRAISVDGVTVMVPVYNTASQGSPYALERHDDGEVWLSHRDGSGSPQLVDTPPEPHFYGLSTADGTSYRSIALLHGRDVLATTLLQTCIRFRDRAQSCQFCAIEQSLDDGRTLARKTPQQVAEVAEAAVRLDGVKQLVMTTGTPNSDDRGARLMAETARAVKARVPLPIQAQCEPPDDPVWFQRMKDAGVDSLGMHLEVVEPDVRQRILPGKAELSLERYFAAFEQAVAVFGRGEVSTYLLAGLGDSAESIVSCSERLIALGVYPFVVPFVPIAGTPLEHHPAPSTDFMVEVYAAVGGLLAASDLISTAMTAGCAKCGACSALSLFESGTAGPS from the coding sequence ATGGCTGAGCGCCCTTCGGCAGCACTGGGCCGTCTGGTCACCGAACTGCAGGTGAATGGAGTGGCGGTGCCAGCTGTTGGCGGTAATCCCGGTCGTCGTGGCGGTGCCGGCCCCTCCGATCACCGCGCCATCAGCGTCGATGGCGTCACGGTGATGGTGCCCGTCTACAACACCGCCTCCCAGGGCTCGCCCTATGCCCTGGAGCGCCACGACGATGGCGAGGTCTGGCTGAGCCACCGCGATGGGAGCGGCTCCCCGCAGCTGGTGGACACCCCGCCGGAGCCCCACTTCTACGGGCTGAGCACCGCCGATGGCACGTCGTACCGCTCGATCGCGCTGCTGCACGGCCGTGATGTGCTGGCCACCACCCTGCTGCAGACCTGCATCCGTTTCCGCGACCGCGCCCAGTCCTGCCAGTTCTGCGCGATCGAGCAATCGCTCGACGACGGCCGCACGCTGGCGCGCAAGACCCCCCAGCAGGTGGCCGAGGTGGCGGAGGCGGCCGTTCGGCTCGATGGCGTGAAGCAGTTGGTGATGACCACCGGCACCCCCAACTCCGACGACCGCGGCGCCCGTCTGATGGCGGAAACGGCGCGTGCCGTCAAGGCGCGGGTGCCCCTGCCGATCCAGGCCCAGTGCGAGCCCCCCGACGACCCGGTCTGGTTCCAGCGCATGAAGGACGCCGGCGTCGACAGCCTCGGCATGCACCTCGAGGTGGTCGAGCCCGACGTGCGCCAGCGCATCCTTCCCGGCAAGGCCGAGCTCAGTCTCGAGCGCTACTTCGCGGCCTTCGAGCAGGCGGTGGCCGTCTTCGGCCGGGGAGAGGTGTCCACCTACCTGCTCGCCGGACTCGGGGACAGCGCTGAGTCGATCGTGAGCTGCAGCGAGCGCCTGATCGCCCTGGGCGTCTATCCCTTCGTGGTCCCGTTCGTGCCGATCGCCGGAACCCCACTGGAGCACCATCCCGCTCCGAGCACCGACTTCATGGTCGAGGTCTACGCCGCGGTGGGTGGGTTGCTGGCCGCCTCCGATCTGATTTCGACCGCCATGACGGCGGGGTGCGCCAAGTGCGGCGCCTGCTCCGCCCTCTCCCTGTTCGAGTCCGGCACAGCCGGCCCTTCCTGA
- a CDS encoding DUF1348 family protein, translated as MAEDAWNSRDPHRVSLAYTEDSYWRNRSEFIRGRQEIVAFLQRKWAKENGYRLIKEVWAWHDNRIAVRFQYEWHDESGQWYRAYGNENWEFSDQGLMRRREASINDVPIADEERKFLWPQGPRPQDHPGLTELGL; from the coding sequence ATGGCGGAGGATGCCTGGAACTCCCGCGACCCCCACAGAGTATCGCTGGCATACACGGAAGACAGCTACTGGCGTAATCGCTCAGAATTCATCAGAGGACGCCAGGAGATTGTGGCGTTTCTGCAGCGCAAGTGGGCCAAGGAGAATGGCTATCGGTTGATCAAGGAAGTATGGGCCTGGCACGACAACCGTATTGCGGTGCGTTTTCAGTACGAGTGGCATGATGAAAGTGGCCAGTGGTATCGGGCCTATGGCAACGAAAACTGGGAGTTCAGCGATCAGGGTCTGATGAGGCGGCGTGAGGCCAGCATCAACGATGTGCCGATTGCCGATGAGGAACGCAAATTCCTCTGGCCGCAGGGACCGAGGCCGCAAGACCACCCGGGTCTCACTGAACTCGGTCTCTGA